A single Candoia aspera isolate rCanAsp1 chromosome 5, rCanAsp1.hap2, whole genome shotgun sequence DNA region contains:
- the LOC134498746 gene encoding nucleoside hydrolase-like isoform X2, whose amino-acid sequence MKKLLLIDLDCGVDDAQALMMALANPNVEVLGLTCTYGNSLLENTCRNVLRVLQVCNKLEIPVYPGASAPILGGPVSGALFHGKDGLGDVPDPNAPGIELLQKENAVTAILRIVNEQPARGNIKVCGEFNFATDPEAAYIVLNEYTCPMYIAAWEFTCACSLSWEFYHEWVNQNTKKAMFMKKIFAHSFKMAKPHLGFVSCDSYAMAAAIDENFVTEVTVIGVSVELSGSLTRGMMVMDWSDHLKKEHKAFVMKNCDLGKFQALMMAALK is encoded by the exons ATGAAGAAGCTTCTGTTGATTGATCTTGATTGTGGTGTTGATGATGCTCAGGCTTTAATGATGGCTCTGGCAAATCCCAATGTAGAAGTCCTGGGGCTTACTTGCACTTATGGGAACAGCCTGTTGGAAAATACATGTAGAAATGTGCTCCGTGTGTTACAAGTTTGTAATAAGCTTGAG ATTCCAGTTTATCCAGGTGCTTCTGCTCCTATACTTGGCGGACCTGTTTCAGGGGCATTGTTCCATGGTAAAGATGGATTGGGTGATGTTCCAGATCCTAATGCTCCAGGAATAGAACTTCTGCAGAAAGAAAACGCTGTAACTGCAATATTAAGAATAGTCAATGAGCAACCAG CCAGAGGAAATATTAAAGTGTGTGGAGAATTCAATTTTGCAACTGATCCTGAAGCTGCTTACATTGTCTTAAATGAGTACACCTGCCCAATGTATATTGCAGCTTGGGAGTTCACCTGTGCCTGCTCACTGTCCTGG GAATTCTACCATGAATGGGTAAATCAGAATACTAAGAAAGCCATGTtcatgaagaaaatatttgctcATTCTTTCAAAATGGCAAAGCCTCACTTAGGTTTTGTTTCTTGCGACTCCTACGCTATGGCTGCTGCCATTGATGAGAACTTTGTCACGGAAGTCACAGTAATTGGTGTAAGTGTTGAGCTCAGTGGTTCCCTAACTAGAGGAATGATGGTAATGGATTGGTCTGACCATCTGAAAAAGGAACACAAAGCATTTGTaatgaaaaactgtgatttggggaAATTCCAGGCACTTATGATGGCTGCTTTAAAATGA
- the LOC134498746 gene encoding inosine-uridine preferring nucleoside hydrolase-like isoform X1: MKKLLLIDLDCGVDDAQALMMALANPNVEVLGLTCTYGNSLLENTCRNVLRVLQVCNKLEIPVYPGASAPILGGPVSGALFHGKDGLGDVPDPNAPGIELLQKENAVTAILRIVNEQPGQVSLVALGPLTNIALAVKMDPSLPKKLKNVFIMGGNTESRGNIKVCGEFNFATDPEAAYIVLNEYTCPMYIAAWEFTCACSLSWEFYHEWVNQNTKKAMFMKKIFAHSFKMAKPHLGFVSCDSYAMAAAIDENFVTEVTVIGVSVELSGSLTRGMMVMDWSDHLKKEHKAFVMKNCDLGKFQALMMAALK; encoded by the exons ATGAAGAAGCTTCTGTTGATTGATCTTGATTGTGGTGTTGATGATGCTCAGGCTTTAATGATGGCTCTGGCAAATCCCAATGTAGAAGTCCTGGGGCTTACTTGCACTTATGGGAACAGCCTGTTGGAAAATACATGTAGAAATGTGCTCCGTGTGTTACAAGTTTGTAATAAGCTTGAG ATTCCAGTTTATCCAGGTGCTTCTGCTCCTATACTTGGCGGACCTGTTTCAGGGGCATTGTTCCATGGTAAAGATGGATTGGGTGATGTTCCAGATCCTAATGCTCCAGGAATAGAACTTCTGCAGAAAGAAAACGCTGTAACTGCAATATTAAGAATAGTCAATGAGCAACCAGGTCAG GTATCTCTGGTTGCCCTCGGTCCACTGACAAATATCGCACTAGCAGTGAAAATGGACCCATCACTTCCCAAGAAACTTAAAAATGTGTTTATCATGGGAGGAAATACTGAAT CCAGAGGAAATATTAAAGTGTGTGGAGAATTCAATTTTGCAACTGATCCTGAAGCTGCTTACATTGTCTTAAATGAGTACACCTGCCCAATGTATATTGCAGCTTGGGAGTTCACCTGTGCCTGCTCACTGTCCTGG GAATTCTACCATGAATGGGTAAATCAGAATACTAAGAAAGCCATGTtcatgaagaaaatatttgctcATTCTTTCAAAATGGCAAAGCCTCACTTAGGTTTTGTTTCTTGCGACTCCTACGCTATGGCTGCTGCCATTGATGAGAACTTTGTCACGGAAGTCACAGTAATTGGTGTAAGTGTTGAGCTCAGTGGTTCCCTAACTAGAGGAATGATGGTAATGGATTGGTCTGACCATCTGAAAAAGGAACACAAAGCATTTGTaatgaaaaactgtgatttggggaAATTCCAGGCACTTATGATGGCTGCTTTAAAATGA